DNA from Balaenoptera acutorostrata chromosome 14, mBalAcu1.1, whole genome shotgun sequence:
GGCATGTTAGACATTATTTTGGTAAAAACCAATCTTTACTGTAATGTTTTGTGCACTTTTGTATCTTTGGTGCCTAGTAcgctgcctggcacatagaaggcaaGCAAAAAATACATGGTGGAATGCTGAAGGACTGttcagttctgaaggctggaattGATGCCAATGCCGGCAAACACTCATAATTAAGTGAAGACATCTGCTCTGCGCTGGAAGTATTCAGGACACCATAAGCATTCATTTCAATATCTTCTTCTCCCgaatcatttattaaaatgtcaaataaaataatttgtacttTAACATTTATTTACCTTTCCTTGGCTTTCCTTTGAATGATGGTGCTCAAAATgagagaaacaaacacaaaagaaattGCAAAAGAAGTAGAAGCAGGTGTTTTGGAAACTTATGAAATTCCTTAGAGCGCTGAGTGTGATGTGCAGCTCTGGGCTTgcatcctgactctgccacttactacctgggtgatcttgggcaaactATGTTATCTCTCTcagcatcagttttctcatctattcaACAGAGATATTTCAGGGGAGACTTATGTGAATCAAATAACTGATACTTCCTGAcattaaataagtatttaataaatggagGTTAATATCACTAGCAATTGAATAATTAAAAGTGATATTTTAGTCTCTTGATCCAAATCAATTTAATTAATgtactaattttttaaagtataacagGACAAGGATTTTTTTGAAAGaggaaatattaaattaaataatgtaaagAGCgaatttgggttttattcttaGAAACAGAAGAGGCTGGATTTAAGAGCTCCAAGCCTCCCCTAGACAGAATTGGTAGTGACATCTACTACACTCTAACGGTCCTCTTCTCACACCTATGGGACAGCAGAGCTaacatgtcttatttatctttatgtaGAAAATTTATAGGACTTTGTGAGTGTTAGATCTGGAGGACAAAGGAGAATGAGGACCCTAGGATGAattccaggtttctggcttgggcaACTGGATGATGGCGTGCCTATAGCATACCAGATTCTGTACTGGTTGGTGGGGATATAGAGGTAAATAAGACATGGTGGGTAGTTCTGTCCCATAGGTAGGAAAAAAAGTGCTGTTAGAGTACATGCAATAACCAATTCTGTCTGGATGAATAGtgaaaggcttcacagaggagataACACTTGAGCTGGGTAGGGAACTGAAGAAGCAAGAAAGGTAGCTGCTCTAAGGTTGGAGGAAAAGGAGTTGGAGAAGAGTTCCTTcctgatgctttttattttcttggagaTGGAGGAGGCTAAATAACTTGTTGAAATGGAGGTGGGCAGGAATAGGTGAGCAATCTGGACATAAGTGGTAAAGATGTAAAGTAACCACTataagggaagaggagggaactctctaagaaaaagaaaaaggactgctAAGCAGTGATGAGGCAGACTCTAAATGTCCTTGAAAGCACAGATATGAAGTGTATCAGTCAGTAAGGCCAATGTAATCATCTCCAGCAGCCCGTGGCATTCCTGGGGCAGGGCTATGAAAAATCAAGACACACGCACTCCactgctcattgcagcactatttacaatagccaaggcatggaatcagcctaaatgtccattgacagatgaatggataaagatgtggtacatatacaatggaatattactcagccataaaaaagaatgaaataacgccatttgcagcaacatggatggatctggagactatcatactaagtgaagtaagtcagagaaagacaaatatcatatgatatcatttatatgtgaaatctaaaaaaaatgatacaaatgaacttatttacaaaacagaaattgactcacagacatagaaaacaaacttatggttaccaaaggagaaagaggggggagggaggaataaattaggagtttgggattaaaagatacacactatcatatataaaataaacaacaaggacctactatatagcacagggaactatattcactatctcataataacttataatggaaatgaatctgaaaaagaatatgtatacacacacacatatacatgaatcacttcactgtacacctgaaactcacacaacattagaaatcaactatacttcaattaaaaaaaaacaaatcaatggtTGGATTACAGGTGTGCTTACCTAACATTACCTGACAGGTGTGCTTACCTAACTAGATTACATTATAAAAGAAACCAAAGTAGGTTCCTTCATTGCCAGCAGAGGGATTTAGTGATCTTTACTACCCAGCTTCATAGGAATACAGATGGAATATGGGGCTTTTGTGCCGACTCACCATTTTGCATTTTCCCTGCTAACACTTGAGCCAGTGCCTGAGTGGCCAGTGGTGCTGTCTGTCACCTCTTCAGTCCAGAGAAGCTGACTTGGGTCTAAGGCAGGGACGGGCAGGTCGGCTCCGTCGCTGACCAGGACGACAGGAGCGTCTGAGGCAACAATGCTCTGCTCCtccagagggggaggaggagtgggggggggaggggtgggagggggaggtgctGGAACCACGGCGGGCGGAGGGACCGCGGACTTGGGTTTGCCTGCGGTCTGCTCCTCGGTGCCGGGGGCGGTCTGCTCGGGTTTGAGACCCGCCACCCTGGTCTCCGAAGGCTCTCCTTTAAGGTCAGATATGCCAGAAGTGGTTGCATCTGAGGACGGTCGAGACGTTGACTGCTTGCCAGTTTTTTTCTTGCCCTTTGTGATTCCTACCATCCCTGTTTTGCTAGAAACTGTCTCCTTTGAAGCTTTAGGACGAGATGAGGTGGAGGAAGTCGATGGCGAAGCTGTTGCTTTGGAGCCAGTTGTTTTTCTTGAATGAGAGGAACCAGCTAAAGTAGAGAGATTTTGCATTAAGCGTCAAAGAAGagaacactttttaaataaactaacCCAGTTGCAATCGTCAATGACCATGTTCCCTTTAAACTTTACAAATCTGTCTGAATAAATGCATAAAGGGAAACAGGCTAATGATAATAATGGTCTTGTTTTCTGGCCCCTCCTTGCCTCCAACCGAGGAGCAGTGATGCTTGAGGCCAAACCCTGAGGGACAAGCGTCCTCTGTCCACTCCCCCCTCCAGTCTTTAGCTGAGCCAGCCGAAGGGAAATCCTCACCTCCTTGCCCTGTGGGTCACCTGAAAAAGTCCCTGTATGCTCCAAAGAAGGGACATTACAGCGTGTAGAGGGCAGACACCAGCAGCTGTCTGGGTATAGTACAAGGTTACTCCCATCACAAACTGTACATGTTCTGTGATGCCTTTCTGGGAATGGAGTGGCCCACATTCAGAAGATGCTGGAGTATACACCACCAGCTCCTTTCTGGCCAAAAGCAAATTTACTCATCTTAACTGCTGAAAGAGCAAACTCCAAACTAGCTCTCCCCAATGGCTGTAGAGAAGCTTGCCACCCTGCCCCATCTACCCAACTGCAGTGATAACGGGGCAGAGGGAAAATCCATGGCCACATATGAAGGACAAGTCTCCTTCAAAGCATCAAGAGGCAGAagaacgtctttttttttttttttttttttttttacaaaaagtgTGTAAATGGGTAGTGTTTGAATAATCTGAAGGGAAAGAGTATCATTTTCAGAGCTTCTAAAACTGCTTATGTTCCTAGAGGGCCTTCATCAGAGGATGGCCATGGCCATGGCCTGCTTCTGGACAGGACTGCCTTCAACCAAaccattttcaggaaaaaaaaaagttaactctccttttctttttgtcatCACAGGAAATACATTTAAACTCCTATGACCTTTATGATCTATGCATTTCTCCTAATTGCTTTTTCTGTTACAATGTTGTATATTCCATCTTTTTCCTGAGGGGTCAAACTATCttccacagaattagaaaaatgttGTTAGTATTGTGGAGCCAATCCACACTGCATACAGATGTTATTTATTGTAACTTACCTCTGGTTATAACTTTATTGAAGTCAGTTGGGAGGGTCAGGAGAGGAAGAACAGATAAAGGAATAGACAGTGAGGTGTACGACTTCACTAACTCTGATCTACTGAAAAAAGGCAGTCTCACTTCGTGACAAAGATGCAGGCTTCAAACAAGTCTCTATGGCTTGGGGGCTTTATTATTTTAGATATCCGTAATTATGAGAATTCCCCTCCCCCATATCAGGGCCTGTCAATGTTTCTTTGAAATAAACAATCTTCATTTGCTTATAGGACAAACGTATTAAGCATACTCCTACAATCTAAGTCCATTCCAAATTTACCTTTCACAACCAAGATGCTAAGGACTTGCTGTCTAAACATGTTCAGTTATTTCTTGGGGAAACTGAACAGAATCTTTTCCACACAtcaattctaataattttttcttgtagaaaagtctttttgtttttctaacagCAAAGTTAACTTCAGCCTTGCTTAAggaaaaagacaattttttagGCCTAGAGTGCAAATTCAAGCCATGTtactatatttctcttttaagtGTCGTCTAAAATGAGGATTTTGCTGAAATGTTGCTTAAGTTACCTTGAATTATAGCCATGGCTAAAAAAGAAATGCCACCTCTCCTCAGTTAAATGCTTTTGTTGTTAACACAGGGTGTAacgagaaagaaaaaaaatatgagatgTTACTTCACTAGCGAAGCAGGCGAACGTGCCAACCTGCTGTCTGGTGATCTGGAGGTCTACACTAACTTAGTAACAGAGGAAGAATCTGaaccaatacatttttttaagagattAAATGTCTGACTGAAAATCAGGAGTGACATTTGAAGTAACTTTTCCAGAAGGTCAACtttattcaaataaaacaaagttaCCATGTAGAAAGTTCTAAATGGTTACAAATGGAATATGAGTGGGATTCTGAAGGAGTATTATCACTATTTGATAAAAAAAGATCCTTGCACGCTGGGCTTGTTGGTGGACTTCAAGGCAACTCCTGTTTCTCTGTGATAACCTGAGAACAGCTACCTTCTTCACACTAAGCGCCAGCTGGGCCTCTTTTAATACAATGGATAACATGACTGTACTTTCCTCTAAGGAACATCATAAGTCTATAAAAAATCTTCAAGTAAAATATCTGGAAATAACTCCAAATCCCTCATGAAAGCTGTCACCTGCCCTGGTGTTAATCACCAGCTTTCTTCTGAGAGAAGTAAGAGAGAGGACAAGCCGAGTCAACCGTGACCTGCTGCCACGTGGGGTGTGGGGAAGTGGGTCTTCACTCCCAAGGACAGGGTGAGAGTTTGGGGCTTTACTTCAGGAAGTAAATCGGCACCTGCCTCACTTCAAGCCCTGCTCCTGAGGTGTGCTAGGCAGTCTgggaaacacacacagacaccaacGTGAACAGACACTGATGTGTGATGGAAGCTGGTCCCTGAGAAAATGGCCTGTAGGCACTGTTGGCAAAGCATTCTGAGATTTTCATTTTAGAGCTTATTAGAAGAGACCCAGACACACAAGGTCAAAGGTGGTAGACAGGAACACCAGGACAGAGGCATCTATTTGCATTCTGAGTTCTGTCATGCTGTCACCTAAGCCACTCTCTGAATCTGAGCATTATGGGTATAAATTATAAGGGGGAAAGATTAATACCAAGGCATATCCTGGGAGCTGGTTTTGAGAAAGTCGCTGCTGATTTTAAGGAAAACAAGGTTTGCTGTAACACAGGAGAATTTTTATGCATGTGTTAACGggaaaaagatgctcagcatgtGTATTTGGAATAATATCCTTTTAAAGGTTGGATGACAGGAGAGGCTTCTTTATTCCACTTCACTAGAATGGGGGCTCCGCTTTGCATTAAGCATATCTGATGTGAAAGGAAAGCTGGACACACATGACATGAAGTGATGTATTCACCCAAACATCCCCCGGTGATTTGCAGTCACAGCTTGTAATCACTCCACTAGATGCTTTCCTTTGTAACACACTGAAGTCTATGAGGTTGGGAAGGGGGCACTGAGCATGTAACTTCCAACTCTGCTGAGCAGTTGTGACTCCAGTAGAGAGTGGTGGCGTGGAGCACTGAGTGATATGAACCCTTTGTCATTTGTCAGTAGAGAGATGACTATAAGGTTTAAGACATTAAGATCCAGCAAATATGTCAAAGATGTAAGCATCATGTTTTTATGTGCAAACTTAAGATATTCTGAAAGAAAACCCAAGCCAAAGAGCCACCCATAAACTCAAATAGGCAGGCCAGCTGATGTCTAAATAACATCAGATCACATCATCGCTATTCATCAGGCAGACTACTCCCTGTATCCTTCTACTGGGTTTTGTGCAGATAGTGGGTATGCAGGATGAAAGACGTCTATTCACCCTAAACCTAATGAGGTGAATGGATCAAGTGGTTGACTTTTCTTTGGTAGAGACAGCAACAAAGGAATCTCCTGGGCATTCTCTGTGTCAACGCTGAATCCACTGGTGTTACAACCTAAGACAGCAGACACCAAAAAGGCCATCATTCCTAGAAGAAGAAATCAGCCCCACCCCAGAGCCAAGCACCCTAGACTCAACCCCACAGAGGGCATACTCACCAGCCTCTCGGGTTGCATTTCGGCTTGTTGGCTTGGGTGGAGGGACGGGGGCCTGCTTACCAGGAGccttggtaatttttttaataggagGCACTTCATCACCCTTGGGGCTGGCCCCAGCAGCGGCCCCTTTTGGAGGCACAGGTGTTTTTTTGGGCTTAGCTTTGGGTTTAGGCTTAGGAAGAGCTGGAGGAGGCGGAGCAGGAGCTGCCGGTGTTTCAGAGTGGTTTTCAGTGTTCTCTACAAATGAGAAAGTGAACAGAAGCAGACTGATACggacacacaccatacacaccaTATAAACAGGAGGAGCAAGACACAGTGCAACAGTGATACAAACATGCAGCTGCTTGGCCCCTGGGAACCAGTGGGGTTCTGCACCAGAGAGAGTGAAGGTTGGGGTAAAGAAGATCAAAGGCTAAAAGCCAAACTAGGGTGTGCTCTCCAGGTCCAAAAATCACTCCTGTGATAAAATAAGACTGCACAAGTGACTGTGATGAAGTTAAGTTCAGGGTGAGCGTAAATGTCTACCACCAGGGGCTGACACCAACCTTGAACCGGTGGTTGCTGGATGATGATGTGGGCGTGAGTGCTAAGTGTTTAACCAAACGGAAGGACTCCAAGAGCGGCAGATCAGCGCATTACACGCACCGCCACAGGGTGAGGCTGACAGCACAGCAATGGCTGGACTCAGAGTTACCCTTCACTGAGGGACTTTCTCAGGAGAACTCAAGCCCCATCAACCTGAACGGGATCTGTGCTCCGTCTCTGTCTCATTGTGGTCAAAAATCAATAATTTTCTAAGCTAAGGGAGACTCTCTAGAATCTGGTACAGGAAGCACAATGCACTGAAGAATAAActattttctattattaaaattttctcaaGTTCTCCCAGGGCACTAGGGCAGCTTCCTGTTTTACAATAACTTCCTCTGACCTTTTCAAACCGTGTCACAACTGTAGGTACTGGAGGGtgcagaaaccaaaaaaaaaaatcaaatttgtttTGTAGTGTACACGCAAGTAAtgagtttaaaaagataaacgttaaaattcatttaaaaaaatcatacctaAGAACAGAAGCCTCACACAAGATTTTGCATAACTAGAGTAGTAttagtttctcattttaaaaagtggggATGCTGAACGTTCATCCACATATTCACATCCTTATCTTTTCTAATTGTGactacttaaaattaaaatacactttGGGTCCGAAGAGCTAAGCAGCATTTCAAAATGGAACACAACAAAAAGTGTAAGACAGCGTTAAGACAAGACTGAGCCTTTACTGAATAAGTTCTTCTATTATCCAATGACCAAGAAAGGATTTTAATATTGGAATGcatcacattttattatttcttttgtttcatttctcatCCCAGTGAATGTGAAGTGAGGACTCCTCCCCTTTTTTTTACATCTCCATCATTCTACATGTATAACTACCGTAAAAATGATTGAAATTTCAGTATGTAAtgaataaaacttttcttttaccTTCCCTCAGTCATGCAACCCACCCCAGTCACTGCAGCCCAAAAGGACTCCTGAACTTGACTGTACTCATTATCTGAGCTACTTAGTCAACATTTATCAGAGGCTACTTGGTATGTTTGCCTTTCTGTTTATATATCTTGTCTCTTCAACTAAGCTGCTTAGCATCTATAATACAGGAGTGGCGCTCCTAACCCACCAGGTCTGAACCACAAGGCCACGATACCGCAAGAGTCAGAGCTGAGAACAATACAAGTTGACAGtcactgaaaacattttaatgtaaaacATACAAATGTACATTGATTTGCTAGTCTTTCGACTTAGGTTAGAGGCCTGTTCTTTAAGTACATCTTTGTACCTTTAGCCCCTGGCATAATGGAGATCCACCAATAACACCACCTGTGATGGGAGCCAGTCACAGGGATCTGCACCATTTGGTATCTTAATTCTCTCTCCTGCTACGAAGCCTCACATCTCTTATCCTCTGCCTTCATGGCATATTACTGAGGGATCTTTTTTCTGTCTGCCTAAGGTTTTTAAATTCCAAAGAATCCAGCTTCTGAGTTTGGGAAGGAGATGGTTCACTCTATGACAGCTGGAAATGACAATTCCTACTGGGTTGAGAATGTACACACTACATGCAAACTTCCGGTTACTCTTGGAGAAGCATGGTccactcctccctcctctgtAAATTCTATCAATTATCTGTGTGTGTTTGCCACATGGCCATTGTTTATATTTACTCTGCAGTGATTCCTAacgggtgtatgtgtgtatgagtgCACGAGCACACGCACGCAAACAGTATACTTTTCTGACTACATTATAAACTGCTTTTGtctgaaattttatatttccatCAAGCACGATGCTCTAAACATTATGTCTATTCAGTGAATGTGACTGATCAGCTGGTAgttattaacacacacacacacacacacacacatccgtGGGAAGTGAACTCTTGTATCTGGGAGATAATGAATAACATCAAGAGGTATTTTTTACTCTTAGCATACGATCTGAAGAAAAGACATAAACTGATAGTATAGAGGAGTATTACCTTTTCAAGAGGAGGTTAAGAAAGGGCTGCCTATGCACTCTGGCTTGATGAGGATACTACATCTCATAACAATGGTCTGGAGGTGAGCTAATGACTACATTTCCAAATGTGCCTCCTTCCACCACATGGAGAGTCGAGTCCAACAACACTTAGAGCAAATCTGAGAACTGCGGGCGGCCTTCACTTTGCCTAGAATGCACTTGCCCCCATTCCTCTCCTTCGTCTGACTGCATCCTTCTCATCTCCTCCAGGTCTCAGTTTGGAAGTATCTTCCTCTAAGACCCAATGTTGGTCCCACTTGCAAGCTCCCTGGTTTGCTGTCCTCGGGCCTCCCAGAGCACTTTGCGTCTTGTATTACAATTGCCTGTGTACATGCTGGTCTCCACATAGGTCACGATCTGCTTGAAGGCAAAGGCCGTTTCTTATGCACAGTGTGCTCTTTCCCCGGCCCCCGTGGCTGACCTTCATGCTCACGTGGGGAACAAATGCAGGTAAGATACTTGTTACTTCATGGAAAGCCCTCTACAATGACTCAACAGAAATAATATCAGATACTTTTCAGATTTCTCATATTTAATACCAAGCTATATTTAACAGATTGCAGATCAGTTTTTCTGctacttatatatttattgataagGAATAATGGGAGACTAAGAGGCCCGAAGGCCTTCAGGAAAAAGTTTCCAGTGTTAGGCAGGAGAGGCCCAAGACCACCACCCTAACTCAGAATCAGGTGCCCTCAGGAGCCCCAGGAACACCACGTGTCCTAGGTATAGAACCTGCCCCCAGAGTAGTGGGAAGGCCACttgacatttgttttgtttgctttgacGCTGATGTTTCAAATATTAAAGTACTGACACGCTGTCTCAAAAAGAGATACAAGCATCTAGGATGGTTATGTGATGTGGTTTTGCAAATATAACCAGTTAATATATGAAGTGAAGTTCTTGGGTAAGTTGACTTAATGCAAAAGGAAGGGGCACACTGCACCCCAAAATAAAGGGTAAACTGAGAACATGGGAGAGTAGATTTGCACAGTAGTAAGTTCGAATAAGAAGTGAGATCAAAAGAGGAGCAGAGGTAAGAGTAACTCTTAAGCTGTTTTTTCAGTATTAAATGGTGTCTTTCCAGAGCAATGAATGGTTTGTTTATAAGATATTTTCTGTGTACCATGATACTCCATGATGTTAGTCAGGAGTGACATTCTTTTTACTGTCAGGAAGTGGTTTCCATACCAAATGCTTCCCCTCGCTCAGTGTGGCCCCAGCGGGGGCACTGTCTACACAGCGAGAGGGAGGCTCCTCTGTCTTATTAGTGCTGGGGTACCATGTCCAGCCTTTCCGTCTCCTTATGTACAGACCAGCCAAGCAAGATGCTATCTCGGACCTCATCTGACCAAAGAGAACTGAATGTACTAATCcgaagtaaaaaataagaaaacaaaaacatctctCAAATATCCATGAACCTATGAAGTCTGCCATCTTTTTGGAACATCAGGCCTGCTGGTTTAATTAACATAAAACTGTCAGCAACTTTTTATTAGGCTGATAAGGGAAATACGGCCTTTGAAGTCTGTCCAGTGCACTGACTGACATTCCGCACGGACCAGGCAAGCACCAGAGATGGCACTGTTACATAAAGAAGGATGTGGTTTTGAATGTGAAAAGGCTGTACCAGGGACAAAGCACAGATGGATTTGAAATTTAACAGTGTGGTGAGACAGGACAGTtggactaaaaaataaaaaagtaaaaaaagaaatcactgcatttcaacTGAAACCTCTTAAACTCTattcaggtctgttttctcttATGTTCCAGgaatattatcattaaaaattttagttaatttctcATAATCAGTTCTGAGAAATCAACTAACATATGATCTTAAGCATAACCAGAGCCCTTCAATGGAAACACTAAGTAAAGCCCCATGAGTACCATACTTAATATGGAATgaagcaaaataataaatttccaaCAGATTATTAATAGAGGCTTCTAAAATTTTCAAAGGCTAATTTATATTCAAATAATAAGAGGTTATGGACTTCCTGAGAAGATGATTTTAAGTTGTGTCTGTCAAATGTTCTTTTGTTCCCTTTGCCTTTGGAGGATTTGGATCAAGAACAGAGGAAGAGAAGTTTCCTTCCAGCAGTTTCTAAGAGTTCTCAAAATGCCTAGAGAGCCCAAACTAGGTTTGACAAATTTATGCCATCCAACTCAGAGGCAGGCATTATGGAAAAACAGCCTGTTTTCTGAGGATTCATTTCTATGCAGCAGGAAATCATCTAGAATCTCCCAACAAAGCATTACCTTACAGGGGTTTCAGTTCAGGTTTGCATAAGTAAGAGGCTTGGGGGTTCCTGCAACCGTGATAGGAATGGTATGGCGATGTAGTCAATCAGTGACCAGGAACTTGTGAATGTTCTGGGGGTCCTTGATAGACAAATATTTTGCAGTTTCTGCAATCTACCATAGTATTTCACTTTGGAAACCGAAGTCTCTAAAGAAGCCTTCAGGGAATGGCATAATTGCCTCTGGCATATTTTGAAATTTCCAATTGCACAGACAAATAAATCATGGAGCGGAGGTTATGGCCATTCCAGCAACCAGAATCCCCGGCATTACTGGGAACTATTCCTGAGTCTCCCAGAAATGTCTGAACCTGGACCAGAACTTACAGTGTTGGGTGTGCGGATGCCACCACCCAAGCCCCCACTTCTAAAGAGATAATGCTGGGCTGAGCGAGCCAGCAATAGTTATGCTATTCCTCCAAGCTGAGCTGCTATAATTTGACAGTAACCAGCAGAGAAAGATGTTCAGACTGctggcttttttttaaagatactgaggggcttccctggtggtgcagtggttaagaatccacctgccaatgcaggggacacgggttcgagccctggtccaggaagatcccacatgccacagagcaactaagcccgtgtgccacaactactgagcctgagccctagagcccgcgagccacaactactgagccacgtgccacaactactgaagcccgcacgcctagagcccaagctccgcaacaagagaagccactgcagtgagaagcccgcgcaccacaaccaagagtagcccccgctcgctgcaactagagaaagcccgcgtgcagcaacgaagacccaatgcagccaaaaataaataaataaaataaataaatttttaaaaaaaagatactgagaaAAAGCTCCTGAGGAAAGGATAACATTCCCAGACATCTCTAATGATAGAAGAGGCCACCCCTTCCGATTCTTACTATTAATTAGCCCcctttaataaaacattaaatgatGTGCTTATAAAATGGATGTAGCTACCTGAGGAAACCATCCAATTTCTCTTTGCTAGTTATCGTTTCTCTCCTCTTTGTATTTGCAGAACTCCTCTCTACTGGTCTTAGGGTCACTATTTGGAGCCTAAGACCTGCTTCTCAACTTTGAGCTGTAAAAGAATATGGGGTTTCTCTTGATTTTACCTTTCTTATCTTCTGCCTTTTCCTCCAGAGGTGGTGCTTTTTCAGCTACAGAGTCATTACCTTCTTCAGATTTTACTACATTTTCCTCTCGGGTAGATTCCTCTCCGATGGGTATCATGTGCCCGTTTGAATTTTCAAAGTTAACTGTTACATCTCCATCTAAAAATGGGGAGAGAAACACCTAGATGTCTAACTTGATGGCTTTCTTAAAACCAAGTTTTCCAGTTACTAGGACTGTAGGGTTCAGGTTTATGTTTCAGACCTGGGAACCAAATACATCCTGGACTATTTTCACCGTGTTTTACTGAATAATTCATTcaaatgaaagagctagaaaattcTTAGTCTTGGGGGAAAGTAGCTATGGAGGGAGTATCCAGGAGCCATCTCAAGACAGTTAGGAACGATTAACCTAATTATAAAATATCCCTAGGCAGGAGAGTCCCTCTCTTCTTGGGCTTAGTTTTGGTTGAAGTCAATACTTAGGAGTCTCTTTGTCATTCAGAAACTGACCTGTgaaaaaaggaatctgaaaaatggaataaacatttttaacaagcaccAAAAACACAAGGCGAATGCAAATACACAAATAACATGAAATGCAACTACACATACAAACGATTAGTGGGAGAATATGAACATTTCC
Protein-coding regions in this window:
- the PHACTR2 gene encoding phosphatase and actin regulator 2 isoform X7, which encodes MIPIGEESTREENVVKSEEGNDSVAEKAPPLEEKAEDKKENTENHSETPAAPAPPPPALPKPKPKAKPKKTPVPPKGAAAGASPKGDEVPPIKKITKAPGKQAPVPPPKPTSRNATREAAGSSHSRKTTGSKATASPSTSSTSSRPKASKETVSSKTGMVGITKGKKKTGKQSTSRPSSDATTSGISDLKGEPSETRVAGLKPEQTAPGTEEQTAGKPKSAVPPPAVVPAPPPPTPPPPTPPPPLEEQSIVASDAPVVLVSDGADLPVPALDPSQLLWTEEVTDSTTGHSGTGSSVSRENAKCFTTKDELGEAAPQLLTPGLMGESSESFSASEDEGQREYQANDSDSDGPILYTDDDDDEEDEDEDGSGESALASKIRRRDTLAIKLGNRPSKKELEDKNILQRTSEEERQEIRQQIGTELVRRLSQRPTTEELEQRNILKQKNEEEEQEAKMELKRRLSRKLSLRPTVAELQARRILRFNEYVEVTDSPDYDRRADKPWARLTPADKAAIRKELNEFKSTEMEVHEESRQFTRTQFSLRPPVYEHDWSTHLHQHFGVVVVLKNEQ